One Epinephelus lanceolatus isolate andai-2023 chromosome 17, ASM4190304v1, whole genome shotgun sequence genomic window carries:
- the LOC117247914 gene encoding forkhead box protein G1, whose protein sequence is MEDVKDPPTVHRSSSFSIKSLLLPSKCDRPDSGAAAAAAAAVVGIPGTFSPSPGSDSEKSLDTPEVDSTAAALDPEKPGKEEQGEEEEEGGGGGGGGDGAKATPEQNTNGNNSGKNGKYDKPPFSYNALIMMAIRQSPEKRLTLNGIYEFIMKNFPYYREHKQGWQNSIRHNLSLNKCFVKVPRHYDDPGKGNYWMLDPSSDDVFIGGTTGKLRRRSATSRGKLAMKRGLRFAPLGLGINERTNNPLYWQISPFLSLHHHHHHHPHYNGSSPGFLNQAAGYGSLLPAVEQLSNGDLGRSILGGSAAGALGLTNSYGMSTSPVGLLSGQTAGYFVSGTQHAAAPGPPGGGPPPPPPPPHLQQSAQGFGGLATSSSPQSLLSDSLRNSSLPAFSPSVSAGFPGVLSHQKRVTPNAFLN, encoded by the coding sequence ATGGAGGATGTAAAAGACCCGCCGACCGTCCACCGGTCCTCCTCCTTCAGTATCAAGAGCCTCCTGCTGCCCTCCAAGTGCGACAGACCAGACTCTGGTgcggctgctgctgccgccgccgcAGTCGTCGGCATCCCCGGgaccttctctccttccccgGGCTCCGACTCTGAGAAGTCGCTGGACACACCGGAGGTTGACTCCACGGCTGCGGCTTTGGACCCGGAGAAGCCGGGCAAGGAGGAGcagggggaagaggaggaggagggcggaGGGGGAGGCGGAGGAGGGGACGGCGCCAAGGCCACGCCGGAGCAGAATACTAACGGTAATAACAGCGGGAAAAACGGGAAATATGACAAGCCTCCGTTCAGCTACAACGCCCTGATCATGATGGCCATCCGGCAGAGCCCCGAGAAGCGGCTCACGCTGAACGGCATCTATGAGTTCATCATGAAAAACTTCCCATATTACCGGGAGCACAAGCAGGGCTGGCAGAACTCTATCCGGCACAACCTGAGCCTCAATAAGTGCTTCGTTAAGGTGCCCAGGCACTACGACGACCCGGGAAAGGGGAACTACTGGATGCTGGACCCGAGTAGCGATGATGTTTTCATCGGAGGGACTACCGGGAAGCTCCGCAGGCGCTCCGCCACCTCCCGGGGCAAGCTGGCGATGAAGCGCGGGCTGCGCTTCGCTCCTCTCGGCTTGGGGATTAACGAGCGGACGAACAACCCGCTCTACTGGCAGATTTCTCCGTTTCTCTCCCtgcaccatcaccaccaccatcacccgCACTACAACGGATCCTCACCCGGGTTTTTGAACCAGGCAGCCGGCTACGGGTCGCTGCTGCCCGCAGTGGAGCAGCTGAGCAACGGGGACCTGGGGCGCTCCATCCTCGGCGGGTCGGCCGCCGGGGCGCTGGGTTTGACGAACAGTTACGGGATGAGCACGTCGCCAGTCGGGCTGCTCTCCGGACAGACTGCCGGGTATTTTGTCTCAGGGACCCAACACGCAGCGGCACCGGGGCCGCCAGGAGGAGGACCGCCTCCTCCGCCGCCACCGCCGCATCTCCAGCAGAGCGCACAGGGGTTCGGCGGCCTGGCGACCAGCAGTTCCCCGCAGTCCCTGCTGTCGGACTCCCTCAGAAACAGCTCCCTACCGGCCTTCTCCCCGAGCGTGTCCGCGGGGTTCCCCGGGGTGCTGTCCCATCAAAAGAGGGTGACCCCAAACGCCTTCCTAAACTGA